A single window of Solenopsis invicta isolate M01_SB chromosome 3, UNIL_Sinv_3.0, whole genome shotgun sequence DNA harbors:
- the LOC105204594 gene encoding pecanex-like protein 1 isoform X2 — MGSQTLEILRQGVWASLTGGWFYDPHLDVFSNTFHLYVWLFLLCLPFTIYLYFPPTLYVWLAYCSSFIAVFGTIKCVNHALHCVYDTTECLEEPNQTISQQKSEGEKKWAGTHNKSREQSQDQTGHGIELQVLNGKTDTPPVECSSRNSFIEPNIQNSDADSITSEYTRDKASSTIDLKVEIHRKNSSESSEEAQQLSKPMITSINVHEAELVSAQYHEPRSKNIINEWKLKRQKCVVIAEEDRPRKLCRHSSEESRNRHSKQSNLGKTGSESQIKQTSSLELTNHRHIGDDYPYWMLNRSVRRLNSNSVSKARLTNDHPQSLEIISKKGDTDNNKISSHPQSLEVITKKPHQQLIHPQSLEIIGATSKNISSTDDNNLPLHPQSLETINTKKVLPQNTLKRNQLQLLPYLSFGSEIVYPIAEQSDEQFANESSEEFSLCDSYSPLLTRKNINDASATSNRDRSLSAGRFEDRFSRFNDDNGIDNNSANSRDALIEESKSRGVKRRYSNANQNNHEFSDGEKSKEKRRDKSKNVQDDPLNSGSIVGIDWLFESGDCSVEPWTIFWTFTRSDDTDTSESLQTASTDYLHSKEPDSGSSSTTTLSIENEVKRNLLPQLEVDNTTKRHQGAIPKQSRPKPTSSDVADDSIVSSVEQQPRENLKRYIEVRRERTRRRDSTKFEQTSGSNHELSTLLPNPASPLLAALLNNSGRDLPGQSSTASSDLRLSRNSEKRHFRTRYGRLKRSNRTHRVRSRNIANRDDNVVPLTALFGLISSGECHLATNQNDTSEGAVHYFRDDNGHWLAYTFDEKGLDMAAAAAATAAQIPTNPHNEKLLNTLLRQQINQSIHYDANWELADSLSNSYSSLSLNSAGLTVIIDTPPVLSSPASNQTKTQSSPPSNLISSNTGSSNQCTLGENSEREPFHHTLIARSDSMADRNRRLQNLLGNLHLNQYQSDLNGRMPVLTLPTHQEPDINTSLSWNRFVDGLDGSDSKPKQTRHYYKCKIGRLPHIKIRFDRLALLALLDRNLTVLETIVSTFLAGAVAGLGLLLLQQGFYRDIFAFIFCFVTAGCQYSLLKSVQPDAASPTHGFNRVIVFSRPAYYILCSSLILILNETLRNFKSSDFRVYGLRVADYDLILQVRNVLLIFLLCFPIVFSLGLFPQINTFLMYVCEHLDIHLFGGNATTSLVSSVYCLCRSVIAVLILYGFAYGALLEPKSSQHILFSIFVGLLVAISYHLSRSSSDPSVIWDILKANLWPPEIGDRYTEEKEAKIIENTSSSQPDNMATTYKETKSKTSGRKKDVKIKVGEQMSDTELVDPLPEKLRSTVNSRLKNDLIVCAVIGTLSFGIHRTTVFTALQPELNPVLWSIVSCLGFLLHYIVPQLRKQLPWLCLSRPVLRSHEHAQFEVREPVRIMWFEKAYVCLCFLERNVLYPVVFLGALTECSSKIADKFGENVGALIVVVCGLKSLRSAYSDPSTRYLVLVFAVLFFQLDFSNLSETFLVDYFVTGIAFAKIYELLLKIRFVVTYIAPWQITWGSAFHAFAQPFSVPHSAMLFLQAGISAMLSTPLNPLLGSAIFISSYVRPVKFWERDYKTRRVDHSNTRMSSHLERNLGADDNNLNSIFYEQLTRSLQHSLCGDLALGRWGNVEQGDCFLLASDYLNCLVHIVQLGNGLVTFQLRGLEFRGTYCQQREVEAISEGIEDNDNCCCCEMGHLSNVLSVNAAFSQRWLAWEVASAKYVLEGYSISDNSAGSMLQVFEFRKVLVTYYVKSIVFYAVKSPKLKQWLENPDIIDALKPTLDKNFVDLDPVFNVKIDEDFDFRASGITRSNFCNVYLDWIQYCAGKQDKSLDRTRDSYLVSLCLSLSLLGRRVLGAASHNTLSNVEFFLYGLHALFKGDFRITSVRDEWVLHDVDLLRSVVAKGIRMALKLHQDHFMSPEQYVESAALFEAIDNHDQNIVISHEADPLWRNAVLSGAPSLLALRHVLDDGIDEYKVIMLNKRFLSFRVIKMNRECVRGLWAGQQQELVYLRNRNPERGSIQNAKQALRNIINSSCDQPIGYPIYVSPLTTSYGETNEQLCSIIGGPLTFGTIKSTVLKLWRRIRRRCGQGCSSGGTGPQDDGGFGNDGVYAMTTYNIHSGYAQSGHNTSGSQSMESGCQIGGSTGRGSLGRANTGSLSGNRGSLASVGKPTSSTLASLAGLLSSNDIKMETKSETSFSSKLEKEEVFQRVRIMDPNQVYDAINLGRRIDVIWPDERMRQQGGRSGWQHWVPERGMEGCVVHRWSPNHRDPNRRSHVDKVILLVKIEDKYVPIAEQGVRDLGAEV, encoded by the exons ATGGGTTCGCAAACGCTGGAGATCCTGAGACAGGGCGTCTGGGCGAGCCTGACGGGCGGCTGGTTTTACGATCCGCATCTCGACGTTTTCTCCAACACGTTTCACCTCTACGTCTGGCTGTTCCTGCTCTGCCTGCCGTTCACGATCTACCtg TATTTTCCTCCTACGTTGTACGTCTGGTTGGCGTACTGTTCGTCATTCATCGCCGTTTTCGGAACGATAAAATGTGTGAATCATGCTCTGCACTGCGTATATGATACCACGGAATGCCTGGAGGAGCCCAATCAAACCATCAGCCAGCAGAAGTCGGAGGGCGAAAAGAAATGGGCGGGCACACACAACAAATCTAGGGAACAGTCGCAAGATCAGACTGGTCATGGCATAGAGTTGCAGGTTTTGAATG GTAAAACGGACACACCACCTGTAGAATGTTCTTCACGTAACTCGTTTATTGAACCAAATATACAGAATTCCGACGCGGATAGCATAACGTCTGAATACACTCGGGATAAAGCTAGCTCGACTATAGATTTGAAGGTGGAAATACACAGGAAAAACAGTTCGGAAAGTTCAGAAGAAGCGCAGCAGCTTAGTAAACCAATGATAACCAGCATTAACGTGCATGAAGCTGAATTAGTTTCTGCACAATACCACGAGCCACGTtctaagaatattataaatg AATGGAAATTGAAACGGCAAAAGTGTGTGGTGATAGCGGAGGAAGATCGACCGCGTAAACTGTGCCGGCATTCGTCCGAGGAATCTAGAAATCGACATTCGAAACAGAGCAATCTTGGTAAAACAGGATCCGAGAGTCAGATAAAACAGACTAGCTCGTTAGAATTGACGAATCATCGTCACATCGGCGATGATTATCCATACTGGATGCTCAATCGAAGCGTTCGCAGACTCAATTCCAATTCCGTATCAAAGGCACGCTTGACGAACGATCATCCACAGAGCTTAGAAATCATATCGAAGAAGGGGGATACGGACAACAATAAGATCTCGTCTCATCCGCAATCATTAGAG gtTATTACCAAGAAACCGCACCAGCAACTGATACATCCGCAAAGTCTTGAAATAATTGGCGCtactagtaaaaatataagcagCACCGATGACAATAACCTGCCTCTTCATCCTCAAAGCCTCGAGACGATTAATACCAAAAAG GTTTTACCGCAAAACACATTGAAGAGAAACCAGCTACAGCTCTTACCGTATCTTAGTTTCGGATCCGAAATAGTTTATCCGATAGCGGAACAGAGCGATGAGCAATTCGCCAATGAGAGTTCAGAAGAGTTTAGCTTGTGCGATTCCTACAGTCCATTGCTGACGCGGAAAAACATAAACGATGCGAGCGCTACATCTAATCGAGACAGAAGTCTCAGCGCTGGCAGATTTGAAGATAGATTTTCGAG GTTTAACGACGATAATGGAATAGATAACAATTCAGCTAATTCTCGAGATGCTTTAATAGAAGAGTCAAAGTCTAGAGGAGTAAAAAGAAGATACAGCAACGCTAATCAGAACAACCATGAGTTTTCGGACGGTGAGAAAAGTAAGGAGAAACGACGAGATAAATCTAAAAACGTTCAAGACGATCCACTCAATTCGGGGAGCATAGTTGGAATAGATTGGCTGTTCGAGAGCGGGGATTGCTCTGTGGAACCATGGACAA TATTTTGGACTTTCACTCGCTCCGATGATACGGATACGTCAGAAAGCCTACAGACGGCTAGTACAGATT ATCTTCATTCTAAAGAGCCCGATTCGGGATCGTCCAGTACAACGACCCTCAGCATCGAGAACGAGGTGAAACGGAATTTGCTGCCGCAGCTCGAGGTGGACAACACCACTAAGCGTCACCAGGGAGCGATTCCCAAGCAGAGCCGTCCAAAACCCACGTCGTCGGACGTCGCGGACGACAGTATTGTGTCGAGCGTTGAGCAGCAGCCGCGAGAGAATCTTAAACGTTACATCGAAGTACGACGGGAGAGGACTAGGAGGCGGGATAGTACCAAATTTGAGCAAACAAGCGGTTCAAATCACGAATTAAGCACGTTGCTGCCGAATCCGGCGTCTCCGTTGCTGGCCGCGTTACTAAACAACTCTGGTCGAGATCTGCCCGGTCAGTCGAGTACCGCATCGTCCGACTTGCGACTCAGTCGCAATTCCGAGAAGCGACACTTTCGGACCAGGTACGGTCGACTAAAACGGTCCAACCGAACTCACCGCGTTCGGTCACGCAACATCGCTAATCGTGACGATAATGTTGTGCCGTTAACCGCGCTGTTCGGCTTAATTTCGAGTGGCGAGTGTCACTTAGCTACCAATCAGAATGACACCTCGGAAGGAGCGGTACACTACTTTCGTGACGATAACGGCCACTGGTTGGCTTACACGTTCGATGAAAAAGGTTTGGACATGGCCGCCGCAGCCGCGGCGACGGCAGCACAGATACCCACCAATCCGCACAACGAAAAGTTATTGAATACGTTGCTGCGCCAGCAAATCAACCAGAGTATACATTACGACGCGAATTGGGAGCTTGCAGACTCGCTCAGTAACAGTTATAGTAGCTTGTCGCTTAATTCCGCTGGACTGACGGTAATAATCGACACGCCACCGGTGCTGTCAAGCCCAGCGAGCAATCAGACCAAGACGCAAAGTTCACCGCCTTCGAATTTGATCTCTTCGAACACGGGTAGCTCGAATCAGTGCACCCTCGGCGAAAATTCGGAGCGCGAGCCGTTCCATCATACGCTGATCGCACGCTCAGACTCGATGGCGGACCGGAATCGCAGGCTGCAGAATCTCCTGGGCAATCTGCATCTGAATCAGTATCAATCGGATCTCAATGGACGCATGCCAGTATTGACATTGCCAACGCATCAAGAACCCGACATAAACACCAGTCTGTCGTGGAATCGCTTCGTCGATGGTTTAGACGGCTCTGATTCTAAGCCCAAGCAAACTAGACACTATTATAAGTGCAAGATCGGCAGACTGCCACACATTAAAATACGTTTTGACCGTCTCGCCCTATTAGCTTTACTCGATCGCAATCTGACCGTACTTGAAACCATCGTTTCCACATTTCTAGCGGGCGCAGTTGCAGGCCTGGGTCTTCTACTGCTTCAACAGGGTTTCTACCGGGACATCTTCGCGTTCATATTCTGCTTCGTGACAGCCGGATGCCAGTACTCGCTGCTCAAGTCGGTCCAGCCCGATGCCGCGTCACCCACACACGGCTTCAATCGCGTTATAGTGTTCTCCAGGCCCGCGTATTATATCTTGTGCTCGAGTCTGATTTTGATTCTCAACGAGACGCTTAGAAACTTCAAGTCGTCCGACTTTCGGGTATACGGATTGCGCGTCGCCGATTACGATCTCATACTGCAAGTTCGAAACGTTCTACTGATATTTCTGCTGTGTTTTCCGATCGTATTCTCGTTAGGACTATTTCCGCAAATCAATACATTTCTGATGTACGTCTGCGAACACCTGGACATTCATCTGTTTGGCGGCAACGCGACCACAAGTCTGGTGTCATCAGTGTATTGTTTGTGCCGCAGCGTGATCGCGGTTCTCATCCTCTATGGATTCGCCTACGGCGCTCTTCTCGAACCCAAGTCCTCGCAGCACATCTTATTCTCCATATTTGTCGGTCTGCTCGTCGCAATATCTTATCATCTGAGCCGATCATCCTCGGATCCCTCCGTAATATGGGACATCCTCAAAGCGAATTTATGGCCGCCGGAGATAGGTGACAGATACACGGAGGAGAAAGaagcaaaaattattgaaaatacatCGTCCTCACAGCCCGACAATATGGCCACGACTTACAAAGAGACCAAGAGCAAAACGTCCGGCAGGAAGAAAGACGTGAAGATCAAGGTGGGCGAGCAGATGTCGGACACCGAGCTGGTGGACCCTCTGCCAGAGAAGTTACGTTCGACGGTGAACTCCAGATTAAAGAACGATCTGATTGTGTGCGCGGTAATCGGCACCTTGTCTTTCGGGATTCATCGTACGACAGTGTTTACCGCCTTACAACCGGAGCTCAATCCGGTACTCTGGAGTATTGTGAGCTGCTTGGGCTTTTTGCTACACTACATCGTGCCGCAGCTGCGCAAGCAGCTACCGTGGCTGTGCCTTTCGCGACCGGTACTGCGCAGTCACGAGCACGCGCAATTCGAAGTACGCGAACCAGTGAGGATAATGTGGTTCGAGAAGGCCTACGTGTGCCTGTGTTTTCTGGAACGAAACGTGCTCTATCCGGTCGTCTTCCTGGGCGCACTCACGGAATGTTCGTCAAAGATTGCCGACAAGTTTGGCGAGAACGTAGGCGCGCTCATCGTCGTCGTGTGTGGCCTCAAGTCGCTCAGATCAGCGTACTCGGACCCGTCCACCCGCTACCTCGTTCTCGTTTTCGCAGTGCTCTTCTTCCAACTTGATTTCAGCAACTTGAGCGAGACCTTCCTGGTGGATTACTTCGTCACGGGGATCGCATTCGCGAAGATCTACGAGCTGCTGCTCAAAATCCGTTTCGTCGTCACGTACATCGCGCCCTGGCAAATCACCTGGGGTAGCGCGTTCCATGCGTTCGCCCAGCCCTTCTCCGTGCCACATTCCGCGATGCTCTTCCTTCAAGCCGGTATCTCGGCAATGCTTAGCACGCCCCTGAATCCGCTGCTGGGTAGCGCGATCTTCATCTCGTCCTACGTGCGGCCAGTCAAGTTCTGGGAGAGGGACTACAAGACCAGAAGGGTCGATCACTCGAACACGCGTATGTCTTCGCATTTGGAGCGTAATCTGGGCGCCGACGACAACAATCTCAACTCGATATTTTACGAGCAACTCACGCGCTCCCTCCAACATAGTCTATGTGGCGATCTTGCGCTCGGCCGATGGGGAAACGTAGAGCAGGGCGATTGCTTCTTGCTCGCGTCGGATTACCTAAACTGCTTAGTGCACATAGTTCAATTAGGTAATGGGCTAGTGACGTTCCAGTTAAGAGGTCTCGAATTCCGAGGAACATATTGCCAGCAAAGAGAG gTGGAAGCAATTTCGGAAGGTATCGAAGACAACGACAATTGCTGTTGCTGCGAAATGGGTCATCTGTCGAACGTGCTTAGCGTGAACGCGGCCTTCAGCCAACGTTGGCTTGCCTGGGAAGTCGCAAGCGCTAAATACGTGCTCGAGGGTTACTCGATCTCCGACAACTCGGCGGGTTCTATGTTGCAGGTTTTTGAGTTTCGAAAAGTACTGGTTACTTACTATGTCAAAAGTATTGTCTTCTATGCCGTCAAATCGCCCAAGTTGAAGCAGTGGCTGGAAAATCCGGATATCATCGACGCACTGAAACCGACACTCGACAAGAACTTCGTCGATCTCGATCCCGTCTTCAACGTAAAGATCGACGAGGACTTTGATTTCCGTGCGAGCGGTATCACGCGGAGCAACTTTTGCAATGTTTACCTTGATTGGATACAATATTGCGCTGGTAAACAAGATAAG tcACTAGATAGAACACGCGATTCATATCTCGTGTCATTGTGCCTCTCATTAAGTCTGCTGGGAAGACGCGTGTTAGGCGCTGCATCTCATAACACGTTATCAAACGTGGAATTTTTTCTCTACGGATTGCACGCGTTATTTAAAG GTGATTTTCGAATAACATCAGTTCGCGATGAATGGGTGCTGCACGATGTCGATCTGTTACGCAGTGTAGTCGCGAAGGGAATACGAATGGCCTTGAAATTGCATCAAGACCACTTTATGAGTCCGGAACAGTACGTTGAATCGGCAGCGCTTTTCGAGGCTATCGACAATCACGATCAGAACATCGTCATCAGTCACGAAGCGGATCCACTTTGGAGAAATGCTGTACTGAGCGGTGCGCCCAGTTTACTGGCGCTCAG ACACGTACTCGATGACGGCATAGACGAGTACAAAGTGATAATGCTTAACAAACGTTTTCTGAGCTTCCGAGTTATCAAAATGAATCGCGAATGTGTTCGCGGACTCTGGGCCGGCCAGCAGCAGGAGTTGGTATACTTGAGAAATAGAAATCCGGAGCGCGGCTCGATACAGAACGCCAAGCAAGCATTGAggaatataattaatagttcCTGCGATCAGCCAATCGGATATCCGATTTACGTCTCCCCTTTGACGACCAGCTACGGCGAGACTAACGAACAGTTATGCTCGATAATCGGAGGACCACTGACTTTTGGCACCATAAAGAGCACTGTGTTAAAACTATGGAGAAG aataagaaGAAGATGTGGTCAAGGTTGTTCCTCGGGCGGCACTGGCCCCCAAGACGACGGAGGCTTTGGAAATGATGGGGTATACGCGATGACTACGTACAACATACATTCTG GCTATGCTCAATCGGGTCACAACACTTCCGGCTCTCAGTCAATGGAATCTGGTTGTCAGATCGGTGGTTCGACCGGTCGAGGTTCTCTCGGTCGTGCGAATACGGGCTCTCTCAGTGGTAACAGAGGTTCACTAGCTTCCGTTGGGAAGCCAACCAGCTCGACACTCGCCAGTTTGGCCGGACTGCTCAGTAGTAATGATATCAAAATGGAGACCAAGAGCGAGACGAGCTTTTCCAGTAAACTGGAAAAAGAGGAAGTTTTCCAAAGAGTTCGT ATTATGGACCCTAATCAAGTATACGATGCCATCAATCTGGGCCGACGTATAGATGTGATATGGCCGGACGAGAGAATGCGACAGCAGGGTGGTCGTTCCGGCTGGCAGCATTGGGTGCCGGAAAGAGGTATGGAGGGTTGCGTGGTTCATCGCTGGTCACCGAACCATCGCGATCCTAATCGACGATCGCACGTCGACAAAGTTATCTTGTTGGTGAAAATCGAGGATAAGTACGTGCCGATAGCCGAGCAAGGTGTGCGAGATCTAGGCGCGGAGGTTTAG